GCCAATGGGCGAGCTGCTGGCCGAGGCGGGCCGTGAGGAGCAGCTGATCACCGCCGAGCTAGACCTGTCCGAGGTCGACTCGTTTCGCACCAATGTGCCGGCGCTCGCCGACCGGGTGCTGCGTTGACGCCGCGCGCGGAGGGCTCTAGCCGCACCAGTTAATCGTCGAAGCGGATCTCGAGGATCTCGAACTTGTTGACGCCGGCGGGCACCTCGACCTCGGCCACCTCGCCGACCTTCTTGCCGATCAGGCCCTGGGCCAGCGGGCTGGTGACGTTGATGCGGCCCTCGTCGATGTCCTCTTCGCCGGCGCCGACCATGGTGAACTCCTCGGTGTCGCCGAAGTCGAGGTCCTTCACCTTGACGGTGCAGCCGAACACGACCTCGTCCTTGGGGAGCTTCGACATGTCCACG
This genomic interval from Posidoniimonas corsicana contains the following:
- the greA gene encoding transcription elongation factor GreA, with the protein product MSDAVPMTRAGYEKIRAELEEMENVQMPEITKRIAEARAEGDLKENAEYHGARESQGMLQAKINSLKTKLAKATIVDMSKLPKDEVVFGCTVKVKDLDFGDTEEFTMVGAGEEDIDEGRINVTSPLAQGLIGKKVGEVAEVEVPAGVNKFEILEIRFDD